One segment of Aquimarina sp. BL5 DNA contains the following:
- the nqrF gene encoding NADH:ubiquinone reductase (Na(+)-transporting) subunit F has product MIFLASTLGTIAITIISFLVLTLVLVGILLFAKDKLLPSGPVKITINGEKEIEVASGGTLLSTLGSEKIFLPSACGGGGTCIQCECHVLEGGGEALPTETPHFSRKELQHGARLACQVKVKQDMNIEIPEEVFGIKKWEATVVRNYNVASFIKEFVVEIPEDMGYKAGGYIQIEIPQCEIKYSDIDITAHPEEHDTPDKFQAEWDKFGLWPLVMKNNETVERAYSMASYPAEGREIMLNVRIATPPWDRSKNGWMDVNPGVASSYIFAQKPGDKVTISGPYGEFFINESESEMLYVGGGAGMAPMRSHLYHLFKTLETGRKVTYWYGGRSKRELFYLDHFEQLEKSFSNFKFYLALSEPLEEDNWKVKSDIDAEGDGFVGFIHNCVIDNYLNHHESPEDIELYFCGPPLMNKAVQKMGEDFGIPDEHIRFDDFGG; this is encoded by the coding sequence ATGATATTTTTAGCGTCAACACTTGGAACAATCGCTATCACCATTATTTCATTTTTGGTACTTACTTTGGTATTGGTAGGGATTTTATTATTTGCAAAAGATAAATTATTACCATCAGGACCTGTAAAGATTACTATTAATGGTGAAAAAGAGATAGAAGTAGCTTCAGGAGGTACTTTATTATCTACGCTAGGTAGTGAAAAAATATTTTTACCATCAGCTTGTGGTGGTGGTGGAACCTGTATTCAGTGTGAATGCCACGTATTAGAAGGAGGAGGAGAAGCCTTACCAACAGAAACGCCACATTTTTCTCGTAAGGAGTTACAACATGGTGCGAGATTGGCTTGTCAGGTAAAAGTAAAACAAGATATGAATATTGAGATTCCGGAAGAAGTATTCGGAATCAAGAAATGGGAGGCTACAGTCGTTCGTAATTATAATGTAGCATCTTTTATTAAGGAGTTCGTAGTAGAAATTCCTGAAGATATGGGGTATAAGGCTGGAGGATATATCCAGATTGAGATTCCACAATGTGAGATCAAATACTCTGATATTGATATTACGGCGCATCCAGAAGAACATGATACACCAGATAAGTTTCAGGCAGAATGGGATAAGTTTGGTTTGTGGCCATTAGTGATGAAAAATAACGAAACTGTAGAGCGAGCATATTCTATGGCTTCTTACCCTGCAGAAGGTAGAGAGATTATGCTTAATGTGCGTATTGCTACTCCGCCTTGGGATAGAAGTAAAAATGGATGGATGGATGTAAATCCCGGTGTTGCTTCTTCTTATATTTTCGCACAGAAACCTGGAGATAAAGTAACTATTTCAGGACCATACGGAGAATTTTTTATCAATGAATCTGAATCAGAAATGTTATATGTAGGTGGAGGAGCTGGTATGGCGCCGATGCGTTCTCACTTATATCATTTATTCAAAACCTTGGAGACAGGTCGTAAGGTTACATACTGGTATGGAGGAAGATCGAAAAGAGAATTGTTTTATTTAGATCATTTCGAACAACTAGAAAAAAGTTTTTCTAACTTTAAATTCTATTTAGCGCTTTCTGAGCCATTAGAAGAAGATAATTGGAAAGTTAAAAGTGATATTGATGCAGAAGGAGATGGGTTCGTTGGATTTATTCACAACTGTGTGATTGATAATTATCTGAATCATCATGAATCCCCAGAAGATATAGAGTTATATTTCTGTGGTCCACCATTAATGAACAAAGCTGTTCAGAAAATGGGAGAAGATTTTGGTATTCCTGATGAGCATATCAGATTTGATGATTTTGGAGGATAG
- a CDS encoding Na(+)-translocating NADH-quinone reductase subunit F, protein MTRILTKQELHNLAMNIVGEELEERGYEFIAINSKLGKHPQFVCIDASNQRYFVIVKAVAYPDNPHNYDMVWMEAFKKHAREQEAKVFYAGVGLQNSENPNKPILLNEEYVLEYAGLQVIETHLN, encoded by the coding sequence ATGACAAGGATATTAACTAAACAAGAACTTCATAATCTGGCAATGAATATTGTTGGGGAAGAGCTAGAAGAAAGGGGTTACGAATTTATTGCGATTAATAGTAAATTAGGAAAGCATCCACAGTTTGTATGTATTGATGCTTCTAATCAAAGATACTTTGTAATTGTAAAAGCAGTAGCATATCCCGATAATCCACATAATTATGATATGGTATGGATGGAAGCATTTAAAAAGCATGCCAGAGAACAAGAGGCAAAAGTATTTTATGCAGGTGTTGGATTACAGAATTCAGAAAATCCCAATAAGCCTATTTTATTAAATGAAGAATATGTTTTAGAATATGCCGGATTACAAGTAATAGAAACACATCTTAATTAA
- the nqrE gene encoding NADH:ubiquinone reductase (Na(+)-transporting) subunit E yields MEYLELFLKAIFIDNMVFAFFLGMCSYLAVSKKVSTAVGLGAAVIFVLAITVPLNFLLDKYILREGALIWLGPEYADYDLSFLTFILFIATIATMVQLVEIIVEKFSPSLYNSLGIFLPLIAVNCAILGGSLFMQQKEFPAISHAAVYGIGSGIGWFLAILAIAAIREKIRYSNVPAPLRGLGITFILTGLMAIGFMSFGGMLTGGDEEESKKQETVQIEENAAKEVAENINVSTLK; encoded by the coding sequence ATGGAATATTTAGAATTATTTTTAAAAGCTATCTTTATAGATAACATGGTATTTGCATTCTTCTTAGGAATGTGTTCTTACCTTGCGGTATCTAAAAAAGTATCTACTGCTGTGGGTCTAGGAGCTGCAGTTATATTCGTTCTAGCAATCACAGTACCTTTAAACTTTTTGTTAGATAAGTATATACTTAGAGAAGGTGCTTTAATATGGTTAGGTCCTGAGTACGCAGATTATGATTTAAGTTTCTTAACGTTTATCCTTTTTATTGCTACGATTGCGACTATGGTGCAATTAGTAGAGATTATTGTTGAGAAATTTTCGCCATCTTTATATAACTCATTAGGTATATTCTTGCCATTAATAGCTGTAAACTGTGCAATCCTTGGGGGGTCATTGTTTATGCAACAAAAAGAATTTCCAGCGATCTCTCATGCAGCGGTGTATGGAATTGGATCGGGAATTGGTTGGTTCTTAGCAATCCTTGCTATTGCTGCAATTAGAGAAAAGATTAGGTATTCTAACGTTCCTGCTCCTTTAAGGGGATTAGGAATCACTTTTATTTTAACTGGACTTATGGCAATTGGATTTATGAGTTTCGGAGGAATGCTTACAGGAGGAGATGAAGAGGAATCAAAGAAACAGGAAACTGTTCAGATAGAAGAGAATGCTGCTAAAGAAGTAGCAGAAAACATTAACGTTTCAACACTTAAATAA
- a CDS encoding outer membrane beta-barrel protein, which produces MKTTLLLFITAITLSSIYAQEDSSFGFEKGDFTISGTMNYSYQNSESFRNNIEGESYKFETKGHNFSIIPEIGYFISSHLMAGLKFGYISSKTENYDNDLYDFSSKGKGYSTGIFGRYYFSPQKRVSLFIELNAGYQMIKTDSDRIFQVNNLTTSTDKNESYNMTAAPGINLFVNKNLSLTSRIGSIGYSHIKDSFNDSDGDIGTNKRDRFNANISLSSLYFGVLYRI; this is translated from the coding sequence ATGAAAACAACACTTTTACTTTTTATTACAGCGATTACATTATCAAGCATTTATGCACAAGAAGATTCTTCATTTGGGTTCGAAAAAGGAGACTTTACAATTTCCGGAACAATGAATTATTCTTATCAAAATTCCGAATCTTTCAGAAATAATATAGAAGGAGAATCTTATAAATTTGAAACCAAAGGGCATAATTTTAGTATCATTCCAGAAATAGGGTATTTCATATCCTCACATCTTATGGCCGGTTTAAAATTCGGATATATTAGTTCTAAAACAGAAAACTATGATAATGATCTTTATGATTTCTCTTCAAAGGGAAAAGGATATAGTACGGGCATATTTGGCAGATATTACTTTTCTCCACAAAAAAGAGTCTCTTTGTTTATTGAGCTAAATGCTGGATATCAAATGATCAAAACAGATTCGGATAGAATATTCCAAGTTAATAATCTTACGACTAGTACTGACAAAAATGAGAGTTATAATATGACAGCAGCTCCTGGAATTAATTTATTTGTCAACAAAAACCTTTCTTTAACCTCTAGAATTGGAAGTATAGGATATTCGCATATTAAAGATAGTTTTAATGATTCTGATGGAGATATAGGGACAAATAAAAGAGACCGTTTTAATGCCAACATTTCTTTAAGTAGCTTATATTTTGGAGTACTTTATAGAATCTAA
- a CDS encoding response regulator transcription factor produces the protein MIKVCILDDHQMIIEGLESMLKLETDISVINSFTHKANCYDFFEKEIPDVLLLDINLKNDNGIAICGELSKTYPTIKVIGVSNYTEPGFIKNMLRSGAKGYLLKNTTQEELVDAIKTVMNDQTFLPRSVETILLNDSIGSPQSKRSIPKLTRREKEILQLISDEMTNAEIAEKLIVSIKTVESHRNNLLQKFGVKNAAGLIKNAMNMGFIS, from the coding sequence ATGATCAAAGTATGTATTTTAGATGATCATCAAATGATCATAGAAGGATTAGAATCCATGTTAAAATTAGAAACCGATATTTCTGTAATTAACAGTTTTACGCATAAAGCAAACTGTTATGATTTTTTTGAAAAAGAAATCCCTGATGTATTACTTCTAGATATTAATCTTAAAAATGATAATGGGATAGCAATATGTGGTGAGCTCTCTAAAACATATCCTACCATTAAGGTTATTGGTGTTAGTAATTACACAGAACCTGGTTTTATAAAAAACATGCTAAGAAGCGGAGCCAAAGGATATCTTCTAAAAAACACTACACAAGAAGAACTGGTAGACGCGATTAAGACCGTTATGAATGATCAAACATTTTTACCTCGTTCTGTAGAAACTATTTTATTAAATGATAGTATAGGTTCTCCACAATCCAAAAGAAGTATTCCAAAATTAACCCGTCGTGAAAAAGAGATATTACAACTGATCAGTGATGAAATGACAAATGCTGAAATTGCAGAAAAATTAATAGTTAGCATTAAAACCGTAGAAAGTCATCGAAATAATCTCCTCCAAAAATTTGGAGTTAAAAATGCAGCAGGACTTATAAAAAATGCTATGAATATGGGTTTTATTTCTTAA
- a CDS encoding NADH:ubiquinone reductase (Na(+)-transporting) subunit D, protein MAEVTEEKVEVKVKEPKEPLFSKKNKKLLTDPLADNNPITIQVLGICSALAITAQLKPSIVMAISVIFVLGIGNVVISLMRNIIPSKIRIIVQLVVVAALVIVVDQVLKAFAYTLSKELSVFIGLIITNCIIMGRFEAFALGNGPWKSFLDGIGNAAGYGVLLIIVAFFRELLGSGTLFGAKVLGDPIEKTGLYAFGYENNGFMVLAPMALITVGIIIWIQRSRNKALIEDH, encoded by the coding sequence ATGGCTGAAGTAACAGAAGAAAAAGTTGAAGTTAAAGTAAAAGAGCCTAAAGAGCCATTGTTTTCCAAGAAAAACAAGAAATTATTAACGGATCCTCTAGCAGATAATAATCCTATTACTATTCAGGTATTAGGTATTTGTTCCGCACTTGCAATTACTGCCCAACTGAAGCCATCGATTGTAATGGCTATCTCGGTAATCTTTGTACTTGGTATTGGTAATGTTGTGATCTCGTTAATGAGAAATATAATCCCGTCAAAAATTAGAATTATTGTACAGTTAGTAGTAGTAGCTGCTTTGGTAATTGTAGTTGATCAAGTATTAAAAGCTTTTGCTTATACATTAAGTAAGGAACTTTCGGTTTTTATTGGTCTGATTATTACCAACTGTATTATTATGGGACGTTTCGAGGCTTTTGCTTTAGGGAATGGACCTTGGAAATCTTTTTTAGATGGTATTGGTAATGCAGCTGGATATGGAGTTTTATTGATAATAGTAGCTTTTTTTAGAGAGCTATTAGGATCAGGAACATTGTTCGGTGCCAAAGTATTGGGAGATCCAATAGAGAAAACTGGATTGTACGCTTTTGGTTATGAAAATAATGGTTTTATGGTATTAGCCCCAATGGCTTTGATAACTGTAGGGATCATTATTTGGATTCAGAGAAGTAGAAATAAAGCACTAATCGAAGATCACTAG
- a CDS encoding Na(+)-translocating NADH-quinone reductase subunit C, whose translation MAINTDKNSYTIIFAVAMVVVVGSILAGISSVLKPNITANKITEKQQNILFAMGISDTEDPNEFVPAEKAQELFDKYVGDEQYIITGNSADKTTDAFNIEVKKENDKVKQDPNYERKMPLFIGKKDGQEFYVVPMRGNGLWDAIWGYVSLDKQFKTVKGAFFDHKGETPGLGANIKEAYFRDDFIGESILDASGNYKGITVKKGNGDPKNVRKDDNAVDAMAGATITGDGVTAMVKKGIKMYQPYFETLKK comes from the coding sequence ATGGCGATTAATACAGATAAAAATTCATATACAATTATCTTTGCAGTTGCAATGGTAGTTGTGGTAGGTTCGATATTAGCAGGTATATCTTCGGTACTTAAACCAAATATAACGGCTAATAAAATCACAGAAAAGCAACAGAATATATTATTCGCAATGGGGATTTCGGATACGGAAGATCCTAACGAATTTGTACCTGCAGAAAAAGCACAAGAATTGTTTGATAAATATGTAGGAGATGAGCAATATATAATTACTGGAAATTCTGCTGATAAAACAACTGATGCTTTTAACATAGAAGTAAAGAAGGAGAATGATAAGGTAAAGCAGGATCCAAATTATGAGCGAAAAATGCCATTATTTATTGGTAAAAAAGACGGTCAGGAGTTTTATGTTGTGCCTATGAGAGGAAATGGTCTTTGGGATGCAATTTGGGGATATGTTTCTTTAGATAAACAATTTAAAACCGTGAAAGGTGCCTTTTTTGATCATAAAGGAGAGACTCCTGGTTTAGGAGCCAATATCAAAGAAGCTTATTTTAGAGATGACTTTATAGGAGAGAGTATTTTAGATGCTTCTGGCAATTATAAAGGAATTACCGTAAAAAAAGGTAATGGAGATCCTAAAAATGTAAGAAAAGATGATAATGCAGTAGATGCTATGGCGGGAGCTACAATCACCGGAGATGGTGTAACTGCAATGGTGAAGAAAGGAATTAAGATGTATCAACCTTATTTCGAAACTTTAAAAAAATAA
- a CDS encoding sensor histidine kinase, which translates to MIHLVKTIKHYLIVFLLLSSFSTPAQELDSLYNILNTKKSDSIIAKVHGRIGWLTMYTDSKKALQHLDSSHAIYKKLNDERGLVYTSYRKAVINRTIGNLELALSQMNSFKVFAEKENNEKNIANAAFQLGVIYSEMGDYPKALEQYQKAITIYEKNDNIDSIGFVLNSIGIIYKNTKQYNKAIQTYRKAIKIHEGEKNPNRLSDVYYGLGSIFNEKKATDSALKYYRKSIKLNKMIDKKWGVALNFTEIGNIYREEKKIDSSIYYLNKSYELQIENNFNSNLILTIANLVLLEVDNNNFNRAETLFKKGISIKSESKKSKREIYRSGYLLYKRRSNYKNALKNLEQFNTLNDSIINESVLNNVNQLEIKYETEKKEREIAEQKIQIQDQELDLIKKQRQVTLWSITGGILALVLGITFWFNKERQKRKQQEIENLQKQQEIIKLEALVSGEEKERVRLAQDLHDGINGDLSVIKFKMNSLNKKAFSETETNTHIQAIEMLDNAIDQVRRISHNLAPPSLHNFSLLEAIKQYCNKIQQTNPFTIDFQDFGNSFSFDSEKETAIYRIIQELLNNIAKHAKATEVLIQLNNTEESLEITVEDDGQGFDIQNVKNGIGLQNIASRVSFLKGNLHINSGNDGSDFTITIPY; encoded by the coding sequence ATGATCCATTTAGTAAAAACTATAAAACATTATTTAATTGTATTCTTATTATTATCTTCTTTTTCTACTCCTGCACAAGAACTTGATAGTTTATACAATATCCTGAATACTAAAAAAAGTGATTCAATTATTGCCAAAGTTCACGGAAGAATAGGTTGGCTTACAATGTATACTGACTCTAAAAAAGCGCTACAACATCTAGATTCATCTCATGCCATTTACAAAAAACTTAATGATGAGAGAGGCTTAGTATACACTTCTTATCGAAAAGCTGTTATAAACAGAACGATAGGGAATTTAGAATTAGCGCTTAGCCAAATGAATTCATTTAAAGTATTTGCGGAGAAAGAAAACAACGAAAAGAATATAGCAAACGCTGCCTTCCAGTTGGGTGTTATTTACAGCGAGATGGGAGATTACCCTAAGGCTTTAGAACAATACCAAAAAGCAATCACTATTTATGAAAAAAATGACAATATTGATAGCATAGGTTTTGTCTTAAATTCAATAGGAATAATCTATAAAAATACAAAACAATATAACAAAGCGATACAAACGTATAGAAAAGCAATAAAAATTCATGAAGGAGAAAAAAATCCGAATCGTTTAAGTGATGTATATTATGGCCTAGGTTCAATTTTTAATGAAAAAAAAGCAACAGATAGCGCGTTAAAATACTATCGAAAATCAATCAAATTAAATAAAATGATTGATAAGAAATGGGGGGTAGCTCTTAACTTTACTGAAATTGGAAATATTTATAGAGAAGAAAAAAAGATAGACAGTAGTATATATTATTTAAACAAATCTTATGAACTTCAAATCGAAAATAATTTTAATTCAAATTTAATTTTAACCATTGCAAACCTAGTATTGTTAGAAGTTGACAACAATAATTTTAACAGAGCTGAAACTTTATTTAAAAAAGGTATTTCTATTAAATCTGAATCCAAAAAATCAAAAAGAGAGATATATAGGTCAGGATATCTGCTATATAAAAGAAGATCTAATTACAAAAATGCCTTAAAAAACCTTGAACAATTTAACACCTTAAATGATAGCATAATTAATGAAAGTGTACTAAATAATGTTAATCAATTAGAAATCAAATACGAGACCGAGAAAAAAGAAAGAGAAATTGCAGAACAGAAAATTCAGATTCAAGATCAAGAATTAGATTTAATCAAAAAACAACGACAAGTCACTTTATGGTCAATTACTGGAGGTATTTTAGCATTAGTATTAGGTATTACATTTTGGTTCAACAAAGAAAGACAAAAGAGAAAACAACAAGAAATTGAGAACCTTCAGAAACAGCAAGAAATCATAAAACTAGAAGCTTTGGTCTCAGGTGAAGAAAAAGAACGAGTACGATTGGCTCAAGACTTACACGATGGTATTAATGGTGATTTATCGGTCATAAAATTTAAAATGAATTCTTTAAACAAAAAGGCATTTTCAGAGACCGAAACAAATACGCATATCCAAGCCATAGAGATGCTAGATAATGCAATTGATCAGGTTCGTAGAATTTCACATAATCTAGCACCTCCATCCTTGCATAATTTCAGCTTATTAGAAGCGATCAAACAGTATTGTAATAAAATACAACAAACAAATCCTTTTACTATTGATTTTCAAGATTTCGGAAACTCTTTTTCTTTTGATAGTGAGAAAGAAACTGCTATATATCGAATCATTCAGGAACTACTAAACAACATTGCTAAACATGCTAAAGCTACTGAAGTTTTAATTCAGCTAAACAATACCGAAGAATCCTTAGAAATAACTGTCGAAGATGATGGTCAAGGATTTGATATCCAAAATGTGAAGAATGGAATCGGTTTGCAAAATATAGCTTCACGTGTTTCTTTCTTAAAAGGTAATCTACATATAAACTCAGGAAATGACGGTAGTGATTTTACCATTACTATCCCCTACTAA
- a CDS encoding fibronectin type III domain-containing protein, with translation MKKILLLLIASYLISCSNDDSTTTNQAPANFTVTTEIINNDVTISWTEATDPEGEQVTYEVILNSESISIDQESTSFQIDDLSYDTTYEGSIIARDVDGLTTTSDFSFSIGEKNNTPPTIELLGIDNGEVIQQFTDITLTWKGMDQENDPLTYTVRIGPSPGSLQQMAFNYTEENYIIDYLTTGETYYWQISVFDGLVRTDSEIKGFKVYEKVFEGDYEINNLQEMETFANEGYTQITGNFSLIDYADTNSDGLQSLNKIDGNLIIRRTNLSDLKGFKNLEIMEGDLLISKNNFISNLEGLERIKKIDKGLFILRNELLSDLKGIENIAFTMDGHVSFIENSSLSNMSILEKIRKINGYLWIQGNLITNLEFPNLEEVNGEIINNIGHQIGIKIALNRKLKKIQMPALTKASRIEIRYHFLLTEVTMNSITTIENELLISSNDDLTTINGFQNLIGNSANFSLEINGNRKLENITLPSIHTIDKILIEQNEKLATIQLNNLENVTTSFSILNNEILEDYCSLASYAVKALEEQKEIITQGNLYNPTTAMIATREGCKL, from the coding sequence ATGAAAAAAATACTTCTATTACTTATTGCTAGCTATTTAATTAGTTGTAGCAATGACGATTCTACCACAACGAATCAAGCGCCAGCTAATTTTACGGTAACTACAGAAATAATAAATAATGATGTTACTATTTCTTGGACTGAAGCAACAGATCCAGAAGGAGAACAAGTTACTTATGAAGTCATATTAAACTCTGAAAGCATCAGCATTGATCAGGAAAGTACATCGTTTCAAATAGATGATTTATCCTATGACACTACTTACGAAGGAAGTATCATAGCTAGAGATGTTGATGGATTAACCACGACTAGCGATTTTAGCTTTAGCATTGGAGAAAAAAATAATACTCCTCCTACTATTGAGCTTTTAGGTATCGATAATGGTGAAGTAATACAACAATTCACAGATATTACCCTAACCTGGAAAGGAATGGATCAAGAAAACGATCCATTAACATATACTGTAAGAATTGGACCAAGTCCTGGCAGTCTACAGCAAATGGCATTTAATTATACAGAAGAAAACTATATTATAGATTATCTAACTACTGGAGAAACCTATTATTGGCAGATAAGCGTATTTGATGGTTTGGTTAGAACCGATTCAGAGATTAAAGGCTTTAAGGTATATGAAAAAGTTTTTGAAGGAGATTATGAAATTAATAACCTTCAAGAAATGGAAACATTTGCTAATGAAGGCTATACACAAATTACAGGCAATTTTTCTCTCATAGATTACGCTGATACTAATAGCGATGGATTACAATCACTTAACAAAATTGATGGAAACCTTATTATACGTAGAACCAATTTATCGGATTTAAAAGGTTTTAAAAACCTAGAAATTATGGAAGGGGATCTTTTAATTTCGAAGAATAACTTTATATCAAATTTAGAAGGTCTTGAGAGAATTAAAAAAATTGACAAGGGGCTTTTCATTCTCCGCAATGAACTGCTTTCTGACCTTAAAGGAATTGAAAACATTGCTTTTACTATGGATGGACATGTAAGTTTTATTGAAAATAGTTCATTAAGTAATATGTCAATTCTTGAAAAAATACGTAAGATAAATGGTTACTTATGGATTCAAGGTAATCTAATAACCAACCTTGAGTTCCCTAATTTAGAAGAAGTAAACGGAGAGATCATCAATAACATCGGCCATCAAATCGGAATAAAAATAGCCCTTAATCGTAAGCTAAAAAAAATACAAATGCCGGCTTTGACAAAGGCTTCAAGAATAGAAATACGATATCATTTTCTTCTTACAGAAGTTACAATGAATAGTATAACTACCATTGAAAACGAACTCCTAATTTCTAGTAACGACGATTTAACTACGATTAATGGCTTTCAAAATTTAATAGGGAATAGCGCTAATTTTTCTCTAGAAATCAATGGAAATCGAAAATTAGAGAATATTACGCTCCCGAGTATTCATACTATTGACAAAATTTTAATAGAACAAAATGAAAAACTAGCAACCATCCAACTCAATAATCTAGAAAATGTAACTACTAGTTTTAGCATTCTAAATAATGAAATTCTTGAAGATTACTGCAGTCTAGCGAGCTATGCAGTTAAAGCACTAGAGGAACAAAAAGAAATCATTACTCAAGGAAATCTGTACAACCCAACTACAGCGATGATCGCTACTAGAGAAGGATGTAAACTATAA
- a CDS encoding DUF4846 domain-containing protein: MKKYFLIGLGVIALIVILRMNSRGKQLTNHVKGIIENTISTPSYINELGDSISTRVTLPKGYKRTVYPKESFQEYLRHYRLKNHGSPIINYDNSRYFAQHWHDAILEIPVPANGLQQCADALMRMRAEYLWDANRKDEIGFNFTSGHYCSWKKYAKGYRPKIRGNKVTFHKTASPNSSKANFYKYLNLIYTYAGTLSLYTELPKIKVKDLTIGDMLVNPGTPGHIEIIVDEIVNDKGMKLFLLAQGNTPAQNVCLLKNFEDTSISPWYRFSENVAVYTPSYHFEESLFIRFK, encoded by the coding sequence ATGAAGAAATATTTTTTAATTGGATTAGGTGTTATTGCTTTAATAGTCATTCTTAGAATGAATTCAAGAGGAAAACAATTAACTAACCATGTAAAAGGAATCATAGAAAACACAATTTCAACACCCAGTTATATTAATGAATTAGGAGATTCTATTAGTACTAGAGTTACGCTTCCAAAAGGATATAAAAGAACAGTGTATCCAAAAGAATCTTTTCAGGAATATCTTCGTCATTATCGATTAAAAAATCATGGATCACCGATTATTAATTATGATAATAGCAGATACTTTGCGCAACATTGGCATGATGCTATTTTAGAAATTCCTGTTCCTGCTAATGGATTGCAACAATGTGCTGATGCTTTAATGAGAATGAGAGCAGAATATTTATGGGATGCGAATAGAAAAGATGAAATAGGATTTAACTTTACCTCAGGTCATTATTGTTCCTGGAAAAAATATGCTAAAGGATATCGACCTAAGATTCGAGGAAATAAAGTAACTTTTCATAAAACAGCATCACCTAATTCTTCTAAAGCTAATTTCTATAAATATCTCAATCTGATTTATACGTACGCCGGGACTTTATCTTTGTACACAGAACTACCTAAAATTAAAGTTAAAGATTTAACGATCGGTGATATGTTAGTAAATCCTGGAACTCCTGGGCATATAGAAATCATAGTGGACGAAATAGTAAATGATAAAGGAATGAAACTATTTTTGTTAGCACAAGGAAATACGCCAGCTCAGAATGTCTGTCTGCTTAAAAATTTTGAAGATACCAGTATTTCGCCTTGGTATAGATTTAGCGAAAATGTAGCTGTGTATACGCCTAGCTATCATTTTGAAGAGTCATTGTTTATTCGGTTTAAATAA